In Eubalaena glacialis isolate mEubGla1 chromosome 4, mEubGla1.1.hap2.+ XY, whole genome shotgun sequence, one DNA window encodes the following:
- the ARL14EPL gene encoding ARL14 effector protein-like isoform X1 produces MSEQSEKNNSTQERHAGQSSPEKNCQIGQKQLQQIERQLKCLAFQNPGPQVADFNPETRQQKKKARMSKMNEYFSVKYKVLKKYDKSGRLICNDADLCDCLEKNCLGCFYPCPKCNSNKCGPECRCNRRWVYDAIVTESGEVISTLPFNVPD; encoded by the exons ATGAGTGaacaatcagaaaaaaacaattccACGCAAGAGAGACATGCAGGTCAAAGTTCTCCTGAGAAAAACTGTCAAATCGGACAGAAGCAACTG CAACAGATAGAGCGACAGTTAAAATGCTTGGCATTTCAAAATCCCGGACCACAGGTAGCAGACTTTAATCCTGAAACAAGGcagcagaaaaagaaagcacGAATGTCAAAGATGAATGAGTATTTTTCTGTAAAGTACAA AGTTCTGAAGAAGTACGACAAAAGCGGCAGGCTTATCTGCAATGATGCTGACCTGTGCGATTGCCTGGAGAAGAACTGCCTGGGCTGCTTCTACCCCTGCCCCAAGTGTAACTCCAACAAGTGTGGCCCTGAATGCCGCTGCAACCGCCGCTGGGTCTACGACGCCATCGTCACTGAGTCTGGGGAGGTCATCAGCACGCTGCCCTTCAACGTTCCTGACTAG
- the ARL14EPL gene encoding ARL14 effector protein-like isoform X2, with the protein MSEQSEKNNSTQERHAGQSSPEKNCQIGQKQLVWLIERQLKCLAFQNPGPQVADFNPETRQQKKKARMSKMNEYFSVKYKVLKKYDKSGRLICNDADLCDCLEKNCLGCFYPCPKCNSNKCGPECRCNRRWVYDAIVTESGEVISTLPFNVPD; encoded by the exons ATGAGTGaacaatcagaaaaaaacaattccACGCAAGAGAGACATGCAGGTCAAAGTTCTCCTGAGAAAAACTGTCAAATCGGACAGAAGCAACTGGTATGGCTC ATAGAGCGACAGTTAAAATGCTTGGCATTTCAAAATCCCGGACCACAGGTAGCAGACTTTAATCCTGAAACAAGGcagcagaaaaagaaagcacGAATGTCAAAGATGAATGAGTATTTTTCTGTAAAGTACAA AGTTCTGAAGAAGTACGACAAAAGCGGCAGGCTTATCTGCAATGATGCTGACCTGTGCGATTGCCTGGAGAAGAACTGCCTGGGCTGCTTCTACCCCTGCCCCAAGTGTAACTCCAACAAGTGTGGCCCTGAATGCCGCTGCAACCGCCGCTGGGTCTACGACGCCATCGTCACTGAGTCTGGGGAGGTCATCAGCACGCTGCCCTTCAACGTTCCTGACTAG